In a genomic window of Etheostoma spectabile isolate EspeVRDwgs_2016 unplaced genomic scaffold, UIUC_Espe_1.0 scaffold00016047, whole genome shotgun sequence:
- the LOC116679495 gene encoding histone H2A yields MSGRGKTGGKARAKAKTRSSRAGLQFPVGRVHRLLRKGNYAQRVGAGAPVYLAAVLEYLTAEILELAGNAARDNKKTRIIPRHLQLAVRNDEELNKLLGGVTIAQGGVLPNIQAVLLPKKTEKPAKK; encoded by the coding sequence ATGTCTGGACGAGGAAAAACCGGAGGCAAAGCCAGAGCTAAGGCCAAGACCAGGTCCTCCCGGGCCGGGCTCCAGTTCCCAGTCGGCCGAGTCCACAGGCTCCTGAGGAAGGGGAACTACGCCCAGCGGGTCGGTGCCGGAGCCCCCGTGTACCTGGCGGCGGTGCTGGAGTACCTGACCGCTGAGATCCTGGAGCTGGCCGGAAACGCCGCCCGGGACAACAAGAAGACCCGGATCATCCCCCGCCACCTGCAGCTGGCGGTCCGCAACGACGAGGAGCTCAACAAGCTGCTGGGCGGGGTGACCATCGCTCAGGGCGGCGTGCTGCCCAACATCCAGGCCGTCCTGCTGCCCAAGAAGACCGAGAAGCCCGCCAAGAAGTAA